The following DNA comes from Camelina sativa cultivar DH55 chromosome 14, Cs, whole genome shotgun sequence.
NNNNNNNNNNNNNNNNNNNNNNNNNNNNNNNNNNNNNNNNNNNNNNNNNNNNNNNNNNNNNNNNNNNNNNNNNNNNNNNNNNNNNNNNNNNNNNNNNNNNNNNNNNNNNNNNNNNNNNNNNNNNNNNNNNNNNNNNNNNNNNNNNNNNNNNNNNNNNNNNNNNNNNNNNNNNNNNNNNNNNNNNNNNNNNNNNNNNNNNNNNNNNNNNNNNNNNNNNNNNNNNNNNNNNNNNNNNNNNNNNNNNNNNNNNNNNNNNNNNNNNNNNNNNNNNNNNNNNNNNNNNNNNNNNNNNNNNNNNNNNNNNNNNNNNNNNNNNNNNNNNNNNNNNNNNNNNNNNNNNNNNNNNNNNNNNNNNNNNNNNNNNNNNNNNNNNNNNNNNNNNNNNNNNNNNNNNNNNNNNNNNNNNNNNNNNNNNNNNNNNNNNNNNNNNNNNNNNNNNNNNNNNNNNNNNNNNNNNNNNNNNNNNNNNNNNNNNNNNNNNNNNNNNNNNNNNNNNNNNNNNNNNNNNNNNNNNNNNNNNNNNNNNNNNNNNNNNNNNNNNNNNNNNNNNNNNNNNNNNNNNNNNNNNNNNNNNNNNNNNNNNNNNNNNNNNNNNNNNNNNNNNNNNNNNNNNNNNNNNNNNNNNNNNNNNNNNNNNNNNNNNNNNNNNNNNNNNNNNNNNNNNNNNNNNNNNNNNNNNNNNNNNNNNNNNNNNNNNNNNNNNNNNNNNNNNNNNNNNNNNNNNNNNNNNNNNNNNNNNNNNNNNNNNNNNNNNNNNNNNNNNNNNNNNNNNNNNNNNNNNNNNNNNNNNNNNNNNNNNNNNNNNNNNNNNNNNNNNNNNNNNNNNNNNNNNNNNNNNNNNNNNNNNNNNNNNNNNNNNNNNNNNNNNNNNNNNNNNNNNNNNNNNNNNNNNNNNNNNNNNNNNNNNNNNNNNNNNNNNNNNNNNNNNNNNNNNNNNNNNNNNNNNNNNNNNNNNNNNNNNNNNNNNNNNNNNNNNNNNNNNNNNNNNNNNNNNNNNNNNNNNNNNNNNNNNNNNNNNNNNNNNNNNNNNNNNNNNNNNNNNNNNNNNNNNNNNNNNNNNNNNNNNNNNNNNNNNNNNNNNNNNNNNNNNNNNNNNNNNNNNNNNNNNNNNNNNNNNNNNNNNNNNNNNNNNNNNNNNNNNNNNNNNNNNNNNNNNNNNNNNNNNNNNNNNNNNNNNNNNNNNNNNNNNNNNNNNNNNNNNNNNNNNNNNNNNNNNNNNNNNNNNNNNNNNNNNNNNNNNNNNNNNNNNNNNNNNNNNNNNNNNNNNNNNNNNNNNNNNNNNNNNNNNNNNNNNNNNNNNNNNNNNNNNNNNNNNNNNNNNNNNNNNNNNNNNNNNNNNNNNNNNNNNNNNNNNNNNNNNNNNNNNNNNNNNNNNNNNNNNNNNNNNNNNNNNNNNNNNNNNNNNNNNNNNNNNNNNNNNNNNNNNNNCACAAGTCTAACACGCAAACCTGTCATTGTATATCAGACATTACCTGTGAACAAGACAAGCGAATGGCGCATACCGCAAGCAACCATCTTCACATTCTTATCAAGAAAGTAAGAGACTTTAGCTGGAGTGCTTAATGACATGTTATCACCATGACCGAGCTGACCAAACGAGCCATTGCCACATGTAAAAAGACAAGCAGAATCTGCAAtcacacacaaaacacaaaacggAGATAAGATCAATAATAATCTCTTTTGTTCCTAAAAAAAGCAGTTGGAAAAATCCATTAATGTTTTCTACCTGAAACAAAACCAGAATGACTCCATCCAGCAGCAGCTTGAGTGATAACATAATCGTCAAAGAAGGATACTGGTTTTGGCAAAGAGGTGCTGAGACTGTC
Coding sequences within:
- the LOC104741139 gene encoding ultraviolet-B receptor UVR8-like, which produces MAEHGGTPADDDEEQVWSWGAGTDGQLGTAKLQDELLPQLLSLTSLPSISMLACGGAHVIALTSGGKVFTWGRGSSGQLGHDDSLSTSLPKPVSFFDDYVITQAAAGWSHSGFVSDSACLFTCGNGSFGQLGHGDNMSLSTPAKVSYFLDKNVKMVACGMRHSLVLFTGNV